The proteins below are encoded in one region of Takifugu rubripes chromosome 1, fTakRub1.2, whole genome shotgun sequence:
- the cenpt gene encoding centromere protein T isoform X1 — MDPTEDLSARVLLRHILSTEPPRTPITRSVTKAQSLSVTRRSSRLSNKDNVGQTPQDLLRRNLRQKMRESITTTSLPPTKRRTAVKRESNTAALMSFDDGGTPRHILKNILMTEPVRSPVVHRKTEAEEPQPFSANSSLTGKNTSIELSGLDLPDLTMGIAPTVTKGLSRKRQRQSLNVTAFEKRLKGGDDVGEESELWANEHSSLSLSGSTSLSLKTPFADVQTEKRGLQRRVSNRRKITEEAFGAAVNRIEMGGMSSFVGLGPSDNTCTEGLTLGLSTLSEPDITTDIVQCDTDRDTRLKEESTTRSHYKEEESARDSQTEESDGDPQPEVDVSTGTQSQEEEEEEEGAQKSHSEEECGDPQPEVEVFTGSQSQEEEEEGAQTSHSEEECGDPEPEVEVFTGSQSQEEEEEDEEEEEGAQKSHSEEECGDPEPEVEVSTGSQSQEEEEEEEGAQESHKEEECGDPEPEVEVFTGSQSQEEEEEDEEEEEGAQKSHSEEECGDPEPEVEVSTGSQSQEEEEEEEGAQESHTANSQTKDLNPVDCQADEEEEDFADDERGHKNSPEEDLTHSEAEELEEHGDGRVSEEHEAHCSGGVAVHATETDGDASDTGCSEDESKAKGTFILPITLGMGDSEADQPLNDFAESSTTGRPDVEYPEDLVDKENCSEDGRRHDSPAEGAADDSDESEDEEEREDVPSKTPAFVRKKRVFSQPFDHNVQPSFGFCSSGPSKSSPAKSKQVRKPSRPRKRQEGLPKSYLMNVFKHFAKTKVSADVYPVLNEVMDKFFERLAEDLETYAAHAKRKTIDVEDAKLLLKRQGHVSDKVPVEVLIEKYLRLEQRKLLIPIATSGNVVIT; from the exons ATGGATCCTACGGAGGACTTATCTGCTCGGGTCCTGCTAAGACATATTCTTAGCACCGAGCCGCCTAGAACTCCAATCACCCGCAG TGTGACCAAAGCACAGAGTCTCAGCGTGACCAGGCGCAGCAGCCGACTGAGTAATAAGGACAATGTTGGTCAAACACCACAGGACTTACTGAGGCGAAACCTGCGACAGAAAATGCGCGAG AGTATAACAACAACGTCATTGCCCCCCACCAAGAGAAGGACCGCCGTCAAGAGAGAGTCCAACACTGCAGCCCTAATGTCTTTTGATGATGGAGGCACACCGAGACACATCCTGAAGAACATCCTGATGACAG AGCCTGTAAGGTCCCCGGTGGTTCATAGGAAGACAGAGGCAGAAGAGCCACAGCCATTTTCAGCAAATTCCAGCCTCACCGGCAAGAACACGAG CATTGAATTATCAGGACTGGACTTGCCTGATCTTACCATGGGCATTGCTCCAACGGTTACTAAGGGACTGAGCAGAAAGAGACAACGGCAGAGTCTAAACGTCACCGCTTTTGAGAAGCGTCTTAAAGGTGGAGATG ATGTTGGAGAGGAAAGTGAGCTATGGGCAAATGAACATTCATCACTCTCTTTATCAgg ATCTACATCTTTGAGTCTGAAGACTCCTTTTGCAGATGTCCAGACTGAAAAAAGAGGTCTGCAGAGAAGAGTCTCTAACCGCAGGAAAATCACAGAAGAAGCCTTTGGTGCTGCTGTAAATAGAATAGAGATGGGAG GGATGAGCAGCTTTGTTGGACTGGGTCCCAGTGACAACACCTGCACTGAAGGCTTAACTTTGGGCTTAAGCACACTCAGCGAACCTGATATCACAACAGATATTGTTCAGTGTGACACTGATCGCGATACCCGATTGAAAGAGGAATCTACAACCAGGTCTCACTataaagaggaggagagtgcaCGAGACTCTCAAACTGAAGAAAGTGATGGTGATCCTCAGCCTGAAGTAGATGTTTCCACCGGGACACAAtctcaagaagaggaggaggaggaggagggtgcccAAAAGTCTCACAGTGAGGAAGAATGTGGTGATCCTCAGCCTGAAGTCGAAGTTTTTACCGGGTCACAATctcaagaggaggaggaggagggtgcccAAACGTCTCACAGTGAGGAAGAATGTGGTGATCCTGAGCCTGAAGTCGAAGTTTTTACCGGGTCACAAtctcaagaagaggaggaggaggatgaagaggaggaggagggtgcccAAAAGTCTCACAGTGAGGAAGAATGTGGTGATCCTGAGCCTGAAGTCGAAGTTTCTACTGGGTCACAAtctcaagaagaggaggaggaagaggagggtgccCAAGAGTCTCACAAGGAGGAAGAATGTGGTGATCCTGAGCCTGAAGTCGAAGTTTTTACCGGGTCACAAtctcaagaagaggaggaggaggatgaagaggaggaggagggtgcccAAAAGTCTCACAGTGAGGAAGAATGTGGTGATCCTGAGCCTGAAGTCGAAGTTTCTACTGGGTCACAGtctcaagaagaggaggaggaggaggagggtgcccAAGAGTCTCACACTGCTAATTCTCAAACTAAAGACTTAAATCCTGTTGATTGTCAGgctgacgaagaggaggaggattttgcAGATGATGAGAGAGGGCACAAAAATTCACCCGAGGAGGATTTGACTCATTCTGAAGCTGAGGAGCTAGAGGAGCATGGTGACGGGCGCGTATCAGAAGAGCACGAGGCTCATTGTTCTGGAGGTGTTGCCGTGCACGCCACAGAAACAGACGGAGACGcctcagacacag GATGCTCTGAGGACGAGTCCAAAGCCAAGGGGACATTTATTCTACCCATTACTCTGGGAATGGGAGACAGTGAGGCTGACCAGCCTCTCAACGATTTCGCTGAGTCGTCAACCACTGGACGGCCAGATGTGGAGTATCCTGAGGATCTGGTCGATAAAGAGAACTGTTCGGAAGACGGCCGACGCCATGATTCCCCTGCAGAAGGTGCTGCAGACGATAGTGATGAGtcggaagatgaggaagagagggaag ACGTCCCCAGCAAGACTCCAGCCTTTGTCAGAAAGAAAAGAGTGTTTTCCCAACCTTTTGATCACAATGTTCAGCCCAG CTTTGGTTTTTGttccagtggtcccagtaaaaGCTCCCCTGCTAAATCAAAGCAGGTCAGAAAGCCGTCACGGCCCAGGAAAAGGCAGGAAGGCCTTCCAAAGTCTTACCTCATGAATGTTTTCAAGCATTTTGCCAAAACCAAAGTCTCTGCTGATGTGTATCCTGTCCTAAATGAAGT AATGGATAAGTTCTTTGAGAGGCTTGCAGAGGATTTAGAGACATATGCTGCTCATGCAAAGAGAAAAACCATAGATGTTGAAGATGCTAAGCTTCTTTTGAAAAG GCAAGGTCATGTGAGTGACAAGGTGCCAGTGGAGGTGCTTATTGAAAAATATCTTCGCTTGGAACAACGCAAGCTCCTGATCCCAATTGCGACGAGTGGAAATGTTGTTATAACCTAA
- the cenpt gene encoding centromere protein T isoform X2, protein MDPTEDLSARVLLRHILSTEPPRTPITRSVTKAQSLSVTRRSSRLSNKDNVGQTPQDLLRRNLRQKMRESITTTSLPPTKRRTAVKRESNTAALMSFDDGGTPRHILKNILMTEPVRSPVVHRKTEAEEPQPFSANSSLTGKNTSIELSGLDLPDLTMGIAPTVTKGLSRKRQRQSLNVTAFEKRLKGGDDVGEESELWANEHSSLSLSGSTSLSLKTPFADVQTEKRGLQRRVSNRRKITEEAFGAAVNRIEMGGMSSFVGLGPSDNTCTEGLTLGLSTLSEPDITTDIVQCDTDRDTRLKEESTTRSHYKEEESARDSQTEESDGDPQPEVDVSTGTQSQEEEEEEEGAQKSHSEEECGDPQPEVEVFTGSQSQEEEEEGAQTSHSEEECGDPEPEVEVFTGSQSQEEEEEDEEEEEGAQKSHSEEECGDPEPEVEVSTGSQSQEEEEEEEGAQESHKEEECGDPEPEVEVFTGSQSQEEEEEDEEEEEGAQKSHSEEECGDPEPEVEVSTGSQSQEEEEEEEGAQESHTANSQTKDLNPVDCQADEEEEDFADDERGHKNSPEEDLTHSEAEELEEHGDGRVSEEHEAHCSGGVAVHATETDGDASDTGCSEDESKAKGTFILPITLGMGDSEADQPLNDFAESSTTGRPDVEYPEDLVDKENCSEDGRRHDSPAEGAADDSDESEDEEEREDVPSKTPAFVRKKRVFSQPFDHNVQPSGPSKSSPAKSKQVRKPSRPRKRQEGLPKSYLMNVFKHFAKTKVSADVYPVLNEVMDKFFERLAEDLETYAAHAKRKTIDVEDAKLLLKRQGHVSDKVPVEVLIEKYLRLEQRKLLIPIATSGNVVIT, encoded by the exons ATGGATCCTACGGAGGACTTATCTGCTCGGGTCCTGCTAAGACATATTCTTAGCACCGAGCCGCCTAGAACTCCAATCACCCGCAG TGTGACCAAAGCACAGAGTCTCAGCGTGACCAGGCGCAGCAGCCGACTGAGTAATAAGGACAATGTTGGTCAAACACCACAGGACTTACTGAGGCGAAACCTGCGACAGAAAATGCGCGAG AGTATAACAACAACGTCATTGCCCCCCACCAAGAGAAGGACCGCCGTCAAGAGAGAGTCCAACACTGCAGCCCTAATGTCTTTTGATGATGGAGGCACACCGAGACACATCCTGAAGAACATCCTGATGACAG AGCCTGTAAGGTCCCCGGTGGTTCATAGGAAGACAGAGGCAGAAGAGCCACAGCCATTTTCAGCAAATTCCAGCCTCACCGGCAAGAACACGAG CATTGAATTATCAGGACTGGACTTGCCTGATCTTACCATGGGCATTGCTCCAACGGTTACTAAGGGACTGAGCAGAAAGAGACAACGGCAGAGTCTAAACGTCACCGCTTTTGAGAAGCGTCTTAAAGGTGGAGATG ATGTTGGAGAGGAAAGTGAGCTATGGGCAAATGAACATTCATCACTCTCTTTATCAgg ATCTACATCTTTGAGTCTGAAGACTCCTTTTGCAGATGTCCAGACTGAAAAAAGAGGTCTGCAGAGAAGAGTCTCTAACCGCAGGAAAATCACAGAAGAAGCCTTTGGTGCTGCTGTAAATAGAATAGAGATGGGAG GGATGAGCAGCTTTGTTGGACTGGGTCCCAGTGACAACACCTGCACTGAAGGCTTAACTTTGGGCTTAAGCACACTCAGCGAACCTGATATCACAACAGATATTGTTCAGTGTGACACTGATCGCGATACCCGATTGAAAGAGGAATCTACAACCAGGTCTCACTataaagaggaggagagtgcaCGAGACTCTCAAACTGAAGAAAGTGATGGTGATCCTCAGCCTGAAGTAGATGTTTCCACCGGGACACAAtctcaagaagaggaggaggaggaggagggtgcccAAAAGTCTCACAGTGAGGAAGAATGTGGTGATCCTCAGCCTGAAGTCGAAGTTTTTACCGGGTCACAATctcaagaggaggaggaggagggtgcccAAACGTCTCACAGTGAGGAAGAATGTGGTGATCCTGAGCCTGAAGTCGAAGTTTTTACCGGGTCACAAtctcaagaagaggaggaggaggatgaagaggaggaggagggtgcccAAAAGTCTCACAGTGAGGAAGAATGTGGTGATCCTGAGCCTGAAGTCGAAGTTTCTACTGGGTCACAAtctcaagaagaggaggaggaagaggagggtgccCAAGAGTCTCACAAGGAGGAAGAATGTGGTGATCCTGAGCCTGAAGTCGAAGTTTTTACCGGGTCACAAtctcaagaagaggaggaggaggatgaagaggaggaggagggtgcccAAAAGTCTCACAGTGAGGAAGAATGTGGTGATCCTGAGCCTGAAGTCGAAGTTTCTACTGGGTCACAGtctcaagaagaggaggaggaggaggagggtgcccAAGAGTCTCACACTGCTAATTCTCAAACTAAAGACTTAAATCCTGTTGATTGTCAGgctgacgaagaggaggaggattttgcAGATGATGAGAGAGGGCACAAAAATTCACCCGAGGAGGATTTGACTCATTCTGAAGCTGAGGAGCTAGAGGAGCATGGTGACGGGCGCGTATCAGAAGAGCACGAGGCTCATTGTTCTGGAGGTGTTGCCGTGCACGCCACAGAAACAGACGGAGACGcctcagacacag GATGCTCTGAGGACGAGTCCAAAGCCAAGGGGACATTTATTCTACCCATTACTCTGGGAATGGGAGACAGTGAGGCTGACCAGCCTCTCAACGATTTCGCTGAGTCGTCAACCACTGGACGGCCAGATGTGGAGTATCCTGAGGATCTGGTCGATAAAGAGAACTGTTCGGAAGACGGCCGACGCCATGATTCCCCTGCAGAAGGTGCTGCAGACGATAGTGATGAGtcggaagatgaggaagagagggaag ACGTCCCCAGCAAGACTCCAGCCTTTGTCAGAAAGAAAAGAGTGTTTTCCCAACCTTTTGATCACAATGTTCAGCCCAG tggtcccagtaaaaGCTCCCCTGCTAAATCAAAGCAGGTCAGAAAGCCGTCACGGCCCAGGAAAAGGCAGGAAGGCCTTCCAAAGTCTTACCTCATGAATGTTTTCAAGCATTTTGCCAAAACCAAAGTCTCTGCTGATGTGTATCCTGTCCTAAATGAAGT AATGGATAAGTTCTTTGAGAGGCTTGCAGAGGATTTAGAGACATATGCTGCTCATGCAAAGAGAAAAACCATAGATGTTGAAGATGCTAAGCTTCTTTTGAAAAG GCAAGGTCATGTGAGTGACAAGGTGCCAGTGGAGGTGCTTATTGAAAAATATCTTCGCTTGGAACAACGCAAGCTCCTGATCCCAATTGCGACGAGTGGAAATGTTGTTATAACCTAA